Genomic DNA from Salvia miltiorrhiza cultivar Shanhuang (shh) chromosome 1, IMPLAD_Smil_shh, whole genome shotgun sequence:
taacatagctattaacagttactcactttgctattacgataattctcactttttgtaaacattaactcaaaacttggaatatcattctgcttcgttgagtgtgatgcgatgaagtgctgagctttgtcgattgaactctagacactttagtgatccattcaaagtttggcttaaataaactcttaggctcagagcaaacgaactgctctgataccactctgtcacgaccggccttaattaaggataattaatccgggaaaaccatgactggggaagggaaattacgaagcgggtttagaaaggggcgcataaaagaatactcaaagagcttgaatacgcgtgaaatattccttaaaaggaaaaaggcatagttcgcaaaaaaagggtactcaaagaacttgtatacgcgttatattccttaaaaggaaaaaggcatcgttaggggcttcgctaaaacattatcagagtttgcaacggaaggcgtaactgaaataatcagtgtttacagcggaatgcataactaagatacatgtatgaagacatgtatcctttctgagcctactttaagttcgacaaaaactccactcagcaacaacacttcatcgcccatcacagctcaacctgcacaaacataaacatacgaagggctgagtacaagagtactcagtgggcagtgccaagcatataacataatatcaacaacaaaacacaacttcgcataagaggcataagtttctttcaaatcctttgctcattaaacatttccatattcataaacagcatgagcgcattcttcatcatcaacaatcataacaagcatcgtgtcgtggagaaggccttcccaaacgaacacgggcatcgcgccgtgagggggagcctccctcagcggtcacggcatcgtactattgagggaggcctcccccaatagacgctgtaacactggcatattggcatactggcatcgcgccgcgagagaggcctctctcagcggacacgggcatcgcgccgtgaggaaggccctcctcagcggacacggcatcgtactgttgagggaggcctcccccaacagacgcaagcatcaatcacaggcataaacttatcagcgtaaagcattcaagcgtaaataagcgtaatcaagcgtaaatcatttaacgtaaagcataataaagcataccacacttgaagatccaatttgcattttaaagcataacacatacatagcattttatttacgcgtaagaaattgcccacctgatagcaaagttttgctaaggtactctaactccttgtgtagttcttactctcgcgcttgaccttaatcacgagaatataaaataagacattacctcgaggaaaattcttaattaatgagaaatcgtaattaactatgcatgaatctggtatgcatgaactaatcttctgagcgataatcgggaattctactattaatccttgttaatagatttagctaattctcgtctagcgcggtcgaataaaactgtgattattccttcctcatcggaatattctagtcgtgaaataaacctcgcatttgtacttgattgaaaaaggactaactcggctttaaacgaggtgtgaccttgtagaaattatcgggcttttcgatagaaacatcattactagcgtaacctcaaataattaataggctcaaaagagagtagccaattaattaaataaaccagtggcttaaatgaaataaacaataatggcttgctttaaagtcggaagtccaaaaacattaattaataaactgggcggctcattactgataaataattgggctccatcaaaaattgatactgctaggcttagctcaaaggagtaacttcagctcaagctttaaaagaattaaagcccaacttaaaaagtcttcgacccaaaacaattaaaataggggtccaaataataattaatgtggactgaaaagaattaatcttagcccaaaaaggcaatttaatcggcccaaatgatgaattaaactggcccaacgaaatataaataagactagaataatagcccatcataaaatatgcatcagcccaactccttaattaaatcgagcccaataaaaataatataacaaaggcccaaagaaaataactAGGAGGTCCAatcggaataaaataacaaagcccaatgaattaattaaattaggcacaattacaataaataataaagcCAAAAAAATCAGTTGGcccaattcaaataaataataaagccCAAAAAATCAGATGgcccaatttaaataaataataaagccCAAAAATCAGTTGGcccaatttatttaaaataaacaagCTCACAATTTAgcccaattaattaaaataggggtaaGCCCAACATAGCCCAatccctctctcttctcaagCTCTcggctctctttctctctcaactctcaaacgtttttctctctcttttctctctctcaagaaCCGACGCTCCCTCTCTTCCTCAAGGCCGGCCGATCGGCCTCTTCTCCTCTCACCGAGATTCCGTTCGGCCACCGCCTGCTCCGACCGGCGTCGTCTTCTTTCTTCCTCAAAATCCAatctcgcctttctctctctggAAGAGCCGCTCGTCCCCTTCTCCTCAAACCAGTCGAGCCCTAACTCAAGAAGTCCTCGCCGCTGTCGCTGCTACTCCTTCGCCCGAAATCCGGCGATTCAGCTGGCGCTCTCTCATCCTGTCATCTCAATTCATCGATTCCCCAACATCGAGCCCTGATTCTCAAGAAATTATCGCTGCTGCTACCCTTTCGAAATTGGGCAACCGGTCGCCGTCTGGGAGCGGCGTTGCTCCGGCCTGGAGCCCGTCGGCCTCCTCTCCTTCATGGTTCCAGTCGGCCTCAGTGATTCTCCAGCTCCAACGCCCTGAATTTCTGGCGAGTCGCCGCTGCAGAGCAGCCGCTGCTCGGCTCGGTACCGGTCAAGGCAGTCAGCCTTCCCTTCTCGCCGCGACGTCAACAGAGGCCCCGTCGTCACCACCAGTGGAGGCCGGCGAGTCCGCGAGTCAGTGTTGCCGTTTATACTCCGTTGCAGTTGTCGAGTTCGAGCCACGCCGTTGCTGTTGTTCCCGTTTTACGACGAGGTAGCAGGAGCTTGTCGCCGTTATCTCCGTCGTTGCAGCTGGACTGAACAAGGAAGTCGGCCTCTCTTTTCTTCCATAAGCTAAGTCTTTGTTctatcttcctcttcttcttaatTGCTAAGTTAGTAATACTCTACTGTGAATAGGAAATTCTAGTCTGGCAGTACATAACTCAACTCTCTTAGTTTCTATATTGTCGATTATGCAAGGGATTAATGGCGTGTGGCTTTGAAGTTTGGGATTTCACTGATTTGTCTTAGTCACTCAAATAGAGGTAGTCTAGGAATTCATCCTCTACAATCTTATATTCTTAGGGTGCAAAAGTGCAGCCTGTTCTTGCCTTGCATAAGAGTTGTTTTAAGCACTATTGAGTGCTCATACCTATTGTCATTCACATGAGATCTAGTTGGTGTATTTGCTAAGTTCAAGATGTCTATAAGGTCTTCTATATTTAAAACTGATCATGCTCATGCTTTGATATGAATGCTCACTGGTATGAAAAATAGGATAGCATGATTACCTTGAATATGTTTGAACTGATTGCTTGCTGTTGGTGTTGAAAGAAATGTGTAATAATCTTAATGtttggttggctgttgttgaGGTACTAGATGAACTGGAATAGCTCTGAAATAATTCAAGATTGCTGTTCTTGTATTAATGCAGGTGGAATATGGAAAAAGGTGAAGAAATTGAACCAAGCTTACCTCTGAAATTTTTGGCAGCAGGGCAATGAATGCAGATTTCTCCTATTATTTGGTGGATTCCCTTGTGAAGATTGGGAGTGAAAATGGTACGCGTGGGCTGAAGATGTAGGCTAAGAAGGAGTAGTGGTGCACTTGGTGGTGCACTTGAGTGTGGTGGGGAAAAAGGAGTGTAGTTGGTGGAGAAAGCAAATGGTGGTGGCGTGGAGTGGAGTTGATGGTCGGCTCTTTCCTCTACATTCTCTACTTTTAAATTTTATCTCTTATTGACTAATGTGCCTACACTTGAGTGAAGGCATTAAGTGAgccactttttcttttctttccactaaCTTTGCAATACTTTCTCTCTTGGAACGTTGGTGCTTATTGAATGAATAATTGAGTGGAGAGCAAAGACGTGTACATCGTTAGCAAAAGATGGAAATAATAACTTTATCTAAACTTTAATTGATTGAAGAGCTTTTGCTTTTGTAATATActagacgattttccccaagctgggaactagcctgtaatctgtgaactgtaaataaatactgacttcgattttcaatcatcgcatttctgtatccGTTTAGTATCTGCTTCCTTGTTTCCAATATTGAAAAACTATAATatgacttaaattaaatccgtagatttaatctatgttgcagtcggaataattcctcgacttctagtagcactaataaaatataactgcttctgtttctcgattaataaataacatgactttgctaagtcagttataacttggaaataataattattgaatggctcaataattcttgtcacgtttttctcatacattataaaagtataaagctaaaataataactccgtctctgataaaaaaaatcaggaccataaactggattcatttataaaaatttgcatttactagttttaatcataattaaaatagcgggctactacacaAAATATCTTGCGTGCATCGCTAattgatttataatttaaagGCATTTAGCAAATAATAATGTTTCAGTTTATGTTTTCAAGTACAAAAGAAAATGTCTTTCTTATTGTGCTCCATCTTTAAAGTGATTGAAATGAAGGGTTCTTCAATttttaggtccaataccatccaccattgggaatctaACAAATTTGTCCTGGCTAGAACTCTCTTCCAACAatttaaatggtgagcttccattctccatctTCAGCTTGACATAACATCTTTACAAACTTGATCGGATCTTTGGCCATTTTTGTATGACTTAGCTAATTTGTGTCAAAAGATCTGAGTGCTTTACATCTCTATCTTTAAAGTGATTTATATGAAGGGTTCTCCAATtttcaggtccaataccatccaccattgggaatctatcaaatttggAGTATTTGtggctctcttccaacaaattaaatggtgagcttccattctccatgtgcaacatgacatcctttcaaattcttattttctcaaataacagtttggaaatctttggacatatttcatctaaatgcaaatcactttagtggccccattccatcaatatttatgagagggtgtatttttgagtctaacaatttgagtgttaataaattgcaagaaaattTGCCTATACGTGTGTTCATATAAGATATGCGATTTGTCTAATTCCTCTGTCACTCCATGTGCAATATGAAATAGAAATGGATGACTTATCTaattttgaatctttgatttCTCAACTTGCTAGGTTGTTCTCATTTAATTAGCTCGTGCTTAATTAACTAAATACTTTAACAATAGTTGGATTTGTTGTTTCGAGCCATATTGTAACTCTATTAATTTTAAGGATCAATGTTAGcaaatactatattaaattaagatgCCATTGAATATATGACACATGCATGGGTGATATAAGAATAGAAGAGctaatttaatttctatcaaAATACTTCACGTGCATAAAATGTATTTCTTCATTGCCTTGTTTCTTTATGTATCCAGATTGTCTCTAAAGCAATATATATCTACGTTGACTTCTCAAACTtccaggtccaataccatccaccattgggaatctatcaaatttgaagtatttatttctcccttccaacaaattaaatggtgagcttccattctccatctGTAACTTGACATCCCTTCAGCTTCTTCTActctcaaataacagtttggaaGGGACAGTTCCACAATGCTTTCGAAACTTGAGCAAATCTAATTTGCTcatatttcatttaaatgcaaataaCTTTAGTGGCCCaattccatcaatatttatcaAAGGGTGTAGTCTTGAGTCCATCAATTTGAGtggtaataaattgcaaggaagaTTACCTAAATCCTTAATCAATTGCAAAAGTCTGAGGGGCCTCGATGTTGGAAATAATAGAATACAAGACAAATTTCCGTTTTGGATGGAAGCTCTTCCTGAGCTTCGAGTGCTCGTCTTGAAGTCTAACAAGTTTGATGGTAACATGTCGTTGGCTTCACGAAGCAACCTTCCATTTCCTAAGTTGCAAGTTTTAGATATATCAGAGAACGAATTTGTGGGGTCTTTACCTCAAAAATATTTCAAGAATTTCAGAGCAACGAAGGAAAATCAAACAGATGGTGATATTGActatttttcaaattatgtGGAGATGAGAATCACCTTGAAAGGTTTGGATCAGTTATTGAAGAGATTGTTGGAAGACTTTACAATCATTGACTTATCCTCCAATAAATTCTCTGGTACTATTCCACATTCCATAGGTAATATGAATTCTTTGAGATACTTGAATTTTTCCCACAATAATCTCATGGGACACATACCTGCATCTCTTGGAAATATAAGTGTACTTGAATCATTGGACTTATCATCGAACAAATTGGATGGTGGAATTCCAAGTGAATTGACGAGGTTGACCTTTCTTGCGAAATTAAACCTTTCAATGAATGATCTGGTGGGG
This window encodes:
- the LOC131006366 gene encoding putative receptor like protein 25 gives rise to the protein MEALPELRVLVLKSNKFDGNMSLASRSNLPFPKLQVLDISENEFVGSLPQKYFKNFRATKENQTDGDIDYFSNYVEMRITLKGLDQLLKRLLEDFTIIDLSSNKFSGTIPHSIGNMNSLRYLNFSHNNLMGHIPASLGNISVLESLDLSSNKLDGGIPSELTRLTFLAKLNLSMNDLVGQIPQSNQFSTFENDSYVGNLRLCGVPLTRKCNEENGQRMQPEEQDDENDEYGFIDGFGWRSVVMGYGSGLVVGIGIGCCIIRFGRPRWLVEFFFGVGYTYNKNKKKKKTRKRATPTQRRS